A single Pedobacter sp. PACM 27299 DNA region contains:
- a CDS encoding O-methyltransferase — MIEEINQKYPKAYIAIDEATKDAGFSMASATMTCSLLQTLAASKPGGRFLELGTGTGLSTSWILEGMDEEASLLSIDNDAQFLDIAKRFLGQDNRLELQCIEGEDWVLQNIGQKFDYIFADTWHGKYLLLGEVLDMLKPGAFYIIDDMLPQENWPEGHAEKATILIKTLEQREDLILTKQCWATGIVIATKKAV; from the coding sequence ATGATAGAAGAAATAAATCAAAAGTATCCTAAGGCCTATATAGCTATTGATGAAGCGACTAAAGATGCTGGTTTTTCTATGGCTTCTGCAACAATGACTTGTTCTTTGCTACAAACACTGGCTGCTTCGAAACCTGGCGGCCGTTTTCTGGAATTGGGAACTGGAACTGGTCTTTCCACTTCCTGGATATTGGAAGGGATGGATGAAGAGGCCAGTCTTTTATCCATTGACAATGATGCGCAATTTCTGGACATTGCAAAACGTTTTCTAGGTCAGGATAATCGCCTTGAGCTGCAATGTATAGAAGGCGAAGACTGGGTGCTTCAAAATATAGGTCAGAAGTTCGACTACATTTTTGCAGATACCTGGCATGGAAAATACCTGCTGTTGGGCGAGGTGTTGGACATGCTGAAGCCAGGTGCGTTTTACATCATTGATGATATGCTTCCTCAGGAGAACTGGCCTGAAGGGCATGCTGAGAAAGCCACTATTCTAATAAAAACCTTAGAACAACGCGAAGATCTGATCCTCACCAAACAATGCTGGGCAACCGGAATTGTAATTGCTACAAAAAAAGCAGTATAG
- a CDS encoding 5' nucleotidase, NT5C type, with translation MNEIKKTIGIDMDGVLADIEEQFMDWYEKEYGVRVPRSERLGVLEPEGFPEKGAIRTYVNTPGFFRTIPLMEGAVEAVKKLMEDYEVYIVSAAMEFPQCLSEKHEWLAEHFPFISWRNIIFCGDKSVVVTDYLIDDHCKNLDFCKGKAIMFDASHNVNQHHHVRVKSWTEILAFFEQEKSSEERLVNIETV, from the coding sequence ATGAACGAAATCAAAAAAACAATAGGAATTGACATGGATGGTGTTCTTGCAGATATAGAAGAGCAATTCATGGACTGGTACGAAAAAGAATATGGTGTGAGAGTGCCTAGATCAGAAAGATTAGGTGTACTGGAGCCTGAGGGTTTTCCTGAAAAAGGAGCAATCAGGACGTATGTAAATACTCCGGGTTTTTTCAGAACCATCCCGTTAATGGAGGGTGCAGTAGAAGCAGTGAAAAAGTTGATGGAAGATTACGAGGTATACATTGTTTCTGCAGCAATGGAATTTCCTCAGTGTTTATCAGAAAAACATGAGTGGCTAGCAGAACACTTCCCTTTCATCAGTTGGAGAAATATCATTTTCTGTGGAGATAAGAGTGTGGTGGTTACAGATTATCTTATTGATGACCACTGTAAAAACCTGGACTTCTGTAAAGGAAAGGCAATTATGTTCGATGCTTCACATAATGTAAACCAACATCATCATGTAAGAGTGAAAAGCTGGACAGAAATTCTTGCTTTCTTTGAGCAAGAGAAATCAAGCGAGGAGCGCTTAGTGAATATCGAAACGGTTTAG
- a CDS encoding DeoR/GlpR family DNA-binding transcription regulator has product MIKEERLQLIIEHIRKEKKVLLGDLSTLLGVSEDTVRRDIKELSDQGLLKAVRGGAISRSPIPRHFREREHYDVSHKGIIAEKAVKLIKNGQVVLFDAGTSVLAIATLLPRDLQITVITNSFPVVTILEDHPCIEVIFLGGRLNKNSFSTTGFEVIQTIRGIRPDLCFLGICSIDLISGVTGINYEDCQVKKAMVETSKEIIALATVEKLGTTEPYYITSMSDIDIIITDIDPNDENLKAYKEAGIKLE; this is encoded by the coding sequence ATGATAAAGGAAGAAAGATTACAGTTGATCATAGAACACATTCGAAAAGAGAAAAAAGTGTTATTGGGCGATCTGAGTACCCTACTGGGAGTTTCTGAGGACACCGTAAGGCGAGACATTAAGGAACTTTCCGACCAGGGATTACTTAAAGCCGTTCGTGGAGGTGCAATTTCAAGGTCTCCTATTCCTCGCCATTTTCGCGAACGTGAGCATTATGATGTTAGCCACAAAGGCATTATCGCCGAAAAGGCAGTCAAATTGATTAAAAACGGGCAAGTAGTGTTGTTTGACGCTGGTACATCGGTGTTGGCAATTGCCACACTTTTACCCAGAGACTTACAAATCACGGTCATCACCAACAGTTTTCCCGTAGTGACTATACTCGAAGACCACCCTTGTATAGAAGTGATATTTTTAGGTGGCAGGTTAAACAAAAATTCTTTTTCTACCACTGGCTTCGAGGTAATTCAGACCATTCGTGGTATTCGTCCAGACCTGTGTTTTCTGGGAATTTGCAGTATAGACCTGATATCTGGTGTAACCGGAATCAATTATGAGGATTGCCAGGTAAAAAAAGCAATGGTAGAAACTTCAAAAGAGATCATAGCATTGGCCACTGTAGAAAAACTAGGAACTACAGAACCGTATTACATCACCAGCATGAGTGATATTGACATTATCATCACGGACATTGACCCTAATGATGAAAATTTAAAAGCCTATAAAGAAGCCGGAATCAAATTGGAATAA
- a CDS encoding NADP-dependent glyceraldehyde-3-phosphate dehydrogenase, producing the protein MNFNDQLQSIFVEEHQIPEEFKLAEEVHQREYLSDGELRAWDGEIHEVLSPICIKTPEGLKRKVIGTYPLCSEKEAAAALAAAVKAYDNGRGEWPTMSVADRINCVEKFTHRIIEKKAIVVKLLMWEIGKSYADSVKEFDRTVEYIHATIDALKDLDRQSSRFSIEQGIVAQIRRSPLGVVLCMGPFNYPLNETFTTLIPALIMGNTLLFKPPKHGTLLHYPLLEAFRDCFPKGVVNTIYGRGNKIIPDLMKSGQINVLTLIGSSKVANELKKLHPKVNRLRAILGLDAKNAAIITAKADVELAVQETVLGSLSFNGQRCTALKIIFVHRSLADEFLKQLTVAVGQLKFGMPWENGVSLTPLPEPHKPAYLQDCIADAIANGAKVINENGGAVNESFVYPAIVYPVTKEMKLYTEEQFGPVIPVVPFDDLEETIEYLIESTHGQQVSIFSNDNEEIASLIDPLVNQVSRVNINCQCQRGPDVFPFTGRKDSAEGTLSVVDALRSFSIRSLVATKLNENNKHLINEIVDSNSSNFLSTKYLF; encoded by the coding sequence ATGAATTTTAATGACCAGCTCCAATCTATTTTTGTAGAGGAGCATCAAATTCCGGAGGAATTTAAATTGGCAGAAGAGGTTCACCAGCGCGAATATCTAAGCGATGGGGAGCTACGTGCATGGGATGGAGAAATACATGAAGTTTTATCACCTATCTGCATCAAAACCCCAGAGGGATTGAAGCGTAAAGTGATTGGAACTTATCCTTTATGTAGCGAAAAGGAAGCAGCAGCAGCGCTAGCAGCAGCTGTAAAGGCGTACGACAATGGAAGAGGCGAGTGGCCGACCATGAGTGTCGCCGACAGGATCAATTGTGTGGAGAAATTTACGCACCGTATTATAGAAAAGAAAGCGATTGTAGTTAAGCTCCTGATGTGGGAAATTGGTAAGTCTTATGCTGATTCTGTGAAGGAGTTTGACCGTACCGTAGAATATATTCATGCTACTATTGATGCTTTAAAAGACCTGGACAGACAATCATCCAGATTTAGCATTGAGCAGGGGATTGTGGCGCAAATCAGACGTTCTCCTTTAGGCGTTGTTTTATGTATGGGTCCGTTTAATTATCCTTTAAACGAAACCTTTACCACTTTGATCCCGGCATTGATCATGGGAAACACCCTGTTGTTTAAACCGCCTAAACATGGTACTTTATTGCATTATCCTTTGTTAGAGGCCTTTCGTGATTGTTTTCCGAAAGGAGTGGTGAATACCATTTATGGCAGAGGTAACAAGATCATTCCTGATTTGATGAAATCTGGTCAAATTAATGTATTGACTTTAATTGGTTCTAGTAAAGTGGCCAATGAACTGAAAAAGCTCCACCCCAAAGTAAACCGTTTACGTGCTATTTTGGGCTTAGATGCAAAGAATGCCGCGATTATTACTGCTAAAGCAGATGTTGAGCTGGCAGTTCAGGAAACTGTATTAGGCTCTTTGTCCTTTAACGGACAACGTTGTACGGCTTTGAAAATCATATTTGTACACCGGAGTCTGGCAGATGAGTTTTTAAAACAGCTGACTGTGGCTGTTGGGCAACTAAAATTTGGAATGCCCTGGGAGAATGGGGTATCATTAACGCCATTGCCAGAACCTCATAAGCCTGCTTATCTACAGGATTGTATTGCGGATGCAATTGCCAATGGTGCAAAAGTAATCAATGAAAATGGAGGTGCGGTAAACGAATCTTTTGTTTACCCAGCAATTGTGTATCCAGTTACGAAGGAAATGAAGTTATATACAGAAGAACAATTCGGACCAGTTATTCCTGTTGTTCCTTTTGATGATCTGGAAGAAACTATTGAGTACCTGATTGAATCTACCCACGGACAGCAAGTGAGTATTTTCAGTAATGACAATGAAGAAATCGCCTCGCTGATTGATCCATTGGTGAATCAGGTGAGTCGTGTAAATATCAATTGTCAGTGTCAGCGCGGACCAGACGTGTTTCCATTTACCGGGAGAAAGGATAGTGCCGAAGGTACCCTTTCTGTGGTGGATGCATTGAGGTCATTTTCTATCCGTTCCCTTGTGGCAACGAAACTAAATGAAAATAATAAACACCTGATTAACGAGATTGTAGACAGTAATAGTTCAAACTTCTTAAGTACAAAATACCTGTTTTAA
- a CDS encoding MFS transporter, with protein MKETKMSNYRWTICALLFFATTVNYLDRQVLSLLHPMLEKEFNWTNSDYANITAAFQFVYAISMLFAGRFVDRLGTKWGYTVALIIWSIGAIMHAVAIPIGQGATSVLTWIGLGAMPVSVVGFIIARAVLAFGESANFPAAIKATAEYFPKKERSFATGIFNSGANVGAILAPLTVPWIATVWGWEAAFLIIGAVGFVWLAFWGIFYEKPENQKRMCANELAYVNSDQNDEAPVEVIDEGKKVPWTKLLGYKQTWAFAFGKFMTDGVWWFFLFWLPSYLKVQYNLQGTDIMLPLTVLYSMTMIGSVGGGWFPMYFINKGYSPYDGRMRAMFVIALFPLLVLLAQPLGHYSYWIPVVLIGIGASAHQAWSANIFTTVSDMFPKKSIASVIGIGGMAGGMGGVVMSKLGGALFDHYKLLGHTQTGYTIMFAICAVAYLLAWIVMKSLVPKYAPITDL; from the coding sequence ATGAAAGAGACTAAAATGAGTAATTACAGATGGACAATCTGTGCATTACTGTTTTTCGCAACCACAGTCAATTACCTTGACCGACAAGTGTTAAGTCTCCTGCATCCCATGCTGGAGAAAGAATTTAACTGGACAAATAGTGATTATGCCAATATAACTGCTGCATTCCAATTCGTATATGCTATTTCAATGCTCTTTGCAGGGCGTTTTGTAGATAGACTGGGCACGAAATGGGGCTATACTGTAGCCTTGATCATCTGGTCTATCGGTGCGATAATGCATGCCGTAGCCATTCCAATCGGACAGGGAGCGACTTCTGTACTTACCTGGATTGGGTTGGGCGCAATGCCGGTTTCTGTAGTCGGATTTATCATTGCCAGAGCGGTTCTTGCTTTTGGAGAATCGGCGAATTTTCCGGCAGCTATCAAAGCTACAGCTGAGTATTTCCCTAAAAAAGAACGTTCATTTGCTACGGGTATATTCAACTCGGGTGCCAATGTAGGTGCAATTTTAGCGCCATTAACTGTGCCTTGGATCGCTACGGTTTGGGGCTGGGAAGCCGCGTTTTTAATCATTGGTGCTGTCGGATTTGTTTGGCTGGCATTTTGGGGTATTTTCTATGAAAAACCTGAAAATCAGAAAAGAATGTGTGCGAATGAGCTGGCCTATGTAAATAGTGACCAGAACGATGAAGCACCTGTAGAAGTCATTGACGAAGGAAAAAAAGTACCGTGGACCAAGTTATTGGGTTATAAACAAACCTGGGCTTTTGCCTTTGGTAAATTTATGACTGATGGGGTATGGTGGTTCTTTCTGTTTTGGCTCCCTTCTTACCTTAAGGTGCAGTATAATTTGCAAGGAACAGACATTATGTTGCCATTGACTGTATTGTATAGTATGACCATGATTGGCAGTGTTGGTGGTGGTTGGTTCCCGATGTATTTTATCAATAAAGGGTATTCTCCTTATGATGGCAGGATGCGCGCCATGTTTGTGATCGCCTTATTCCCGCTATTGGTATTGCTGGCACAGCCACTTGGGCATTACAGCTATTGGATTCCTGTAGTATTGATCGGTATTGGTGCTTCCGCGCATCAGGCATGGTCCGCTAATATTTTTACTACAGTTTCAGATATGTTTCCTAAGAAAAGTATTGCTTCAGTGATTGGAATTGGCGGTATGGCAGGTGGAATGGGTGGAGTGGTGATGTCTAAACTAGGTGGTGCATTGTTTGACCATTATAAGTTGCTGGGGCATACCCAAACCGGTTATACCATTATGTTTGCTATTTGTGCTGTGGCTTACTTATTGGCTTGGATCGTGATGAAATCATTGGTTCCTAAATATGCACCCATCACTGATTTATAA
- a CDS encoding bifunctional 4-hydroxy-2-oxoglutarate aldolase/2-dehydro-3-deoxy-phosphogluconate aldolase, which produces MKTKENSLKAITDQGILPLFYFEDAQVSLEIIRTLYKSGIRVLEYTNRGPAALSNFKILIEALKTEMQDLYLGIGTIKTVLEAKEFIAAGAHFIVSPIVNEEVGQLVHEQGLLWVPGCFTPTEINTAHQMGAGLIKLFPANILGPSYMAAIRDLFPGQLFIPTGGVEIEQSNISNWFKSGVCAVGMGSKLISKDILENKDYNELANLTRKTIELVKAGR; this is translated from the coding sequence ATGAAAACGAAAGAAAACTCTTTAAAGGCCATTACAGATCAGGGAATCCTTCCTTTATTTTACTTTGAAGATGCGCAGGTGAGCCTGGAGATCATCAGGACTTTATATAAATCAGGAATCAGGGTATTGGAGTATACCAATCGCGGACCGGCTGCATTGTCGAATTTTAAAATCCTTATAGAGGCACTTAAAACAGAAATGCAGGACCTTTACCTGGGTATTGGAACTATTAAAACCGTATTAGAGGCAAAAGAATTTATTGCAGCTGGTGCTCATTTTATAGTTTCTCCGATTGTGAATGAAGAAGTTGGTCAATTGGTTCATGAGCAGGGTCTGCTGTGGGTTCCTGGCTGTTTTACGCCGACAGAAATTAATACTGCACATCAGATGGGGGCTGGATTGATCAAACTATTTCCTGCAAACATTCTTGGTCCATCTTATATGGCGGCTATTAGAGATCTTTTTCCAGGGCAATTATTCATTCCTACAGGTGGTGTTGAAATTGAGCAGAGCAACATCAGCAACTGGTTTAAATCTGGCGTATGTGCCGTTGGAATGGGCAGCAAACTCATCAGCAAAGACATTTTAGAAAACAAAGACTATAACGAACTAGCGAATCTCACCAGAAAAACGATTGAACTGGTAAAAGCGGGTAGATAA
- a CDS encoding PfkB family carbohydrate kinase, with protein MGKVLNFGELLLRISPDLDGNWLKENNLSFYVGGAEANVAAALALWGVPSSYLSAVPDNFMSKQVVNYLNKLNIDTSPMQYTGERIGLYYLPNGKDLKNAGVIYDRNHSSFSGLKTGTIDWDKVLEDVSWLHFSAICPALNEGIVAVCEEALIAASERNIQISLDLNFRSKLWQYGKKPLEVMPSLAKYCNLIMGNVWAAEQMLGIPVTPGLAEENRKEAYLEQSKKSAQAIMAAFPKCTAVANTFRFDFKESGVKYYCALHTADEHLVSKEYRAERIIGKIGSGDCFMAGLIYGFYKEHSKEETLGFATRAAFSKLFTHTDFTTTKMQDISKVAKMYEVAI; from the coding sequence ATGGGAAAGGTTTTAAACTTTGGTGAACTGTTATTGAGAATCTCTCCGGATTTGGATGGGAACTGGCTCAAAGAAAACAACCTGTCCTTTTATGTAGGAGGTGCGGAGGCAAATGTGGCGGCTGCACTAGCGCTTTGGGGCGTCCCTTCGTCCTACCTTTCGGCAGTGCCAGATAATTTTATGAGTAAACAGGTGGTGAACTACCTGAATAAGCTGAACATTGACACCAGTCCGATGCAATACACTGGCGAGCGAATTGGTTTGTATTACCTGCCTAATGGCAAGGATTTGAAAAATGCAGGAGTAATCTATGACCGCAACCATTCTTCCTTTTCTGGCCTGAAAACAGGAACTATTGATTGGGACAAGGTATTGGAGGATGTTTCCTGGCTGCATTTCAGTGCAATTTGTCCGGCATTAAATGAAGGTATTGTTGCGGTTTGTGAAGAGGCTTTAATTGCTGCTTCCGAACGAAATATCCAAATCTCGCTAGACCTGAATTTCAGAAGTAAACTCTGGCAGTATGGTAAAAAACCGTTGGAGGTTATGCCCTCATTGGCTAAATACTGCAACCTGATCATGGGCAATGTCTGGGCGGCAGAGCAGATGTTAGGTATTCCGGTAACTCCTGGCTTAGCAGAGGAAAACCGCAAGGAAGCTTATCTGGAGCAATCTAAAAAAAGCGCGCAGGCCATCATGGCCGCTTTTCCAAAGTGTACTGCAGTAGCCAATACTTTCAGGTTTGATTTTAAGGAATCTGGAGTGAAGTATTACTGCGCATTGCATACTGCAGATGAGCATTTGGTTTCTAAGGAATACCGTGCGGAAAGAATTATTGGAAAAATTGGTAGTGGCGATTGCTTTATGGCCGGTTTAATTTACGGTTTTTACAAGGAGCACTCTAAAGAGGAGACGCTTGGTTTTGCCACTAGAGCAGCTTTTTCTAAGCTATTTACCCATACCGATTTTACAACTACTAAAATGCAGGATATTTCGAAGGTAGCCAAGATGTACGAGGTGGCCATTTAA
- the uxaC gene encoding glucuronate isomerase, with protein sequence MKNFLDSNFLLQTKTAQSLYHNFAKQMPIIDYHNHLMPDQIANDFMFENITQVWLYGDHYKWRAMRANGIDEYYITGGATDLEKFKKWAETVPYTLRNPLYHWTHLELQRYFDIHEVLSPENAERIYEECTAKLQTPEYSVQNLLRKMNVKALCTTDDPLDSLEHHQKIKRDQLDIKVLPAFRPDKAMNADDATFLNKYIDQLAVLTGVALEDLDAYLSALKSRHDYFAENGCSVSDHGLEQIYAEDYTEEEIKAIYLKIRKQSTLTPLEIGQFKSALLFQFALWDHEKGWVQQYHLGALRNNNDRLLSQLGPDTGFDSIGDFSQGKALAKFLNRLDSENCLAKTILYNLNPADNELMATMIGNYNDGTVAGKVQWGSGWWFLDQKDGMIKQLNTLSNMGLLSRFVGMLTDSRSFLSYPRHEYFRRILCNLFGDDVENGELPDDQEWLGKIIQDICYNNAKEYFNF encoded by the coding sequence GTGAAAAACTTTTTAGATAGCAACTTCTTACTACAGACAAAAACAGCGCAATCGCTGTATCATAACTTTGCAAAACAGATGCCCATTATTGATTATCATAATCATTTAATGCCGGATCAGATTGCAAACGATTTCATGTTTGAAAATATTACCCAAGTATGGCTTTACGGCGACCACTATAAATGGCGTGCAATGCGTGCTAATGGCATCGACGAATATTATATTACCGGAGGTGCTACAGATCTTGAAAAGTTCAAGAAATGGGCAGAAACTGTTCCTTACACCCTAAGAAATCCTTTATATCACTGGACACACCTGGAACTACAGCGTTACTTCGATATTCATGAAGTCCTTTCTCCTGAAAATGCGGAAAGGATTTATGAAGAATGCACCGCCAAATTGCAAACACCTGAATATTCTGTGCAGAACTTATTGCGCAAAATGAATGTGAAGGCCTTGTGTACTACGGATGATCCATTGGATTCTTTGGAGCATCACCAGAAAATAAAAAGAGATCAGCTCGATATCAAAGTCCTGCCTGCTTTCCGGCCTGATAAAGCGATGAATGCAGATGATGCGACTTTCTTAAATAAATACATAGACCAGCTGGCTGTTTTAACTGGCGTTGCCCTTGAAGACCTAGATGCTTACCTTTCGGCGCTTAAATCAAGACACGATTATTTTGCAGAAAATGGCTGTTCGGTTTCTGATCATGGTTTAGAGCAAATTTATGCTGAGGATTACACAGAGGAAGAAATCAAAGCAATTTACTTGAAAATAAGAAAGCAATCTACGCTGACTCCTTTAGAAATTGGGCAATTTAAATCAGCTTTGCTGTTTCAATTTGCATTATGGGATCATGAAAAGGGATGGGTACAACAATATCATTTAGGTGCTTTAAGAAACAATAATGATCGTTTATTGAGTCAGTTGGGGCCAGATACCGGCTTTGATTCTATAGGCGATTTTTCTCAGGGAAAAGCCTTGGCTAAATTCTTAAACAGGCTGGATAGTGAAAATTGTCTGGCAAAAACGATTCTGTACAATTTGAATCCCGCGGACAACGAATTGATGGCCACTATGATTGGTAATTACAACGACGGTACGGTAGCTGGAAAAGTGCAATGGGGTTCGGGTTGGTGGTTTTTAGATCAGAAGGATGGCATGATTAAGCAATTAAATACCTTATCAAATATGGGCTTACTGAGTCGATTTGTAGGCATGTTAACCGACAGCAGAAGCTTCCTTTCTTATCCACGTCATGAATATTTCAGAAGGATTTTATGCAATCTGTTTGGGGATGATGTAGAAAATGGCGAATTGCCTGATGATCAGGAATGGCTTGGGAAAATAATTCAGGACATCTGCTATAATAACGCAAAAGAATATTTTAATTTTTAA
- a CDS encoding UxaA family hydrolase codes for MKQRILLKVHPKDNVLVALTDLLKGELLSYDGVDYLLQDQVSAKHKFNTVDLKPNDELIMYGVLVGKAQSDIPAGSLLTTANIKHAATSFETNEAHLLWNKPDISAWKDRTFNGFHRNDGQVGTANYWLVIPMVFCENRNLEVIQEALLNNLGYGRNETYQQQAKELISLYEEGKSLDEILSTQLSYTEQKEKANRLFPNVDGIKFLTHTGGCGGTRQDSQTLCGLLAGYITHPNVAGATILSLGCQNAQVNILQEEIQKRVVNFDKPLYILDQQTIGKESELLSLAIKQTFAGLIQANAHVRKPAPLSKLCIGLECGGSDGFSGISANPAIGYTSDLLVALGGSVILAEFPELCGVEQNLSDRCVNREDAARFSDLMTTYSSRATAAGSGFDMNPSPGNIRDGLITDAIKSAGAAKKGGTSPVVAVLDYPEKVTKPGLNLLCTPGNDVESTTAEVGSGANVVLFTTGLGTPTGNPIAPVVKIASNTRLFDKMRDIIDLDTGSIIEGTERIEAAGERILEYVIEVASGNVEVSALRHRQDDFIPWKRGVSL; via the coding sequence ATGAAGCAAAGAATATTATTAAAGGTTCATCCAAAGGATAATGTGCTGGTGGCGTTAACAGACCTGTTGAAGGGTGAGCTATTGAGCTATGATGGTGTGGATTATCTGTTGCAAGATCAGGTGTCTGCCAAACATAAGTTCAATACGGTAGATTTGAAACCGAATGATGAATTGATCATGTATGGTGTGTTGGTGGGTAAAGCCCAAAGTGATATTCCGGCGGGTTCTCTATTGACCACTGCCAATATCAAACATGCAGCCACCAGTTTTGAAACTAATGAGGCCCATTTATTATGGAATAAGCCCGACATATCGGCTTGGAAAGACCGAACTTTTAATGGTTTTCACCGGAATGACGGCCAGGTAGGTACTGCCAATTATTGGTTGGTGATCCCGATGGTTTTTTGTGAAAATAGGAATCTGGAGGTTATTCAGGAGGCTTTATTGAATAATTTAGGCTATGGCCGCAATGAAACTTACCAGCAGCAGGCGAAAGAATTGATTTCTTTATATGAGGAAGGAAAAAGTCTGGACGAGATTCTGAGTACCCAGTTGAGTTATACGGAACAAAAAGAAAAGGCAAACCGCTTGTTTCCAAATGTAGATGGCATTAAGTTTTTAACCCATACCGGTGGTTGTGGGGGTACGAGACAAGATTCGCAGACATTATGCGGGTTATTGGCAGGCTATATCACACATCCTAATGTGGCTGGTGCAACAATCTTAAGTCTAGGTTGTCAGAATGCCCAGGTTAATATTCTACAGGAGGAGATCCAAAAGCGTGTGGTCAATTTTGACAAACCTTTATACATCCTGGATCAGCAGACGATTGGCAAGGAATCTGAGCTATTAAGTCTGGCAATTAAGCAAACGTTTGCAGGTTTAATCCAGGCGAATGCTCATGTGCGGAAACCGGCTCCATTGAGCAAATTATGTATTGGATTGGAATGTGGAGGTTCAGATGGCTTCTCAGGGATTTCTGCAAACCCGGCAATTGGTTATACTTCTGATTTATTAGTGGCATTGGGAGGTTCAGTAATTCTTGCAGAGTTCCCTGAATTGTGTGGAGTAGAGCAGAATTTGAGTGATAGATGTGTGAATCGTGAGGATGCGGCGCGTTTTTCAGACCTGATGACTACTTATAGCAGCAGAGCAACTGCTGCAGGATCTGGATTTGACATGAACCCTTCTCCTGGAAATATTAGAGATGGATTGATCACAGATGCCATTAAATCAGCCGGTGCGGCAAAAAAAGGCGGTACTTCGCCTGTGGTGGCTGTATTGGACTATCCCGAAAAAGTGACAAAGCCTGGATTGAACCTTTTATGCACGCCTGGAAATGATGTTGAATCGACTACAGCTGAGGTTGGTTCTGGTGCAAACGTTGTTTTATTTACTACAGGGTTAGGTACACCAACAGGGAATCCTATAGCTCCGGTAGTAAAAATAGCCAGTAATACCCGCTTGTTTGATAAGATGAGGGATATTATTGACCTGGACACGGGTTCCATCATTGAAGGAACAGAGCGTATTGAAGCAGCAGGGGAACGTATTTTAGAATACGTGATCGAGGTAGCCAGTGGAAATGTGGAAGTGAGTGCCTTACGCCATAGACAAGATGATTTTATTCCCTGGAAAAGGGGCGTTTCTTTATAA